The genomic interval actaaaaatagaaaaattagccaggtgttgtggctggcgcctgtagtcccagctactagtgaggctgaggcaggaggatctctagaacccaggagtctgaggttactatgagctgcattgacgccatgcactctagcTTGAGCATgggagagactctatctcaaagaaaaaaaaagtgaaattggctcagcgcctgtggctcaagcggctagggcgccagccacatacacctgagctggcgggttcgaatccagcccggcccgccaaacaacaatttcggctgcaaccaaaaaaaaaaacatagccgggagttgcggtgggcgcctgtagtcccagctacttgggaggcggaggcaggagaatcgcttgagcccaagagttggaggttgctgtgagctgtgaagccatggcactctacccagggcgacagtttgagactctgtctcaaaaaaaaataaataaataaaagtgaaattattCACTTGGGCTAAGCTTATCAAACTATGGTAATCACCTACACCTCTGTATGTGTCCTAGGGGAGGAGGCAGGTCCCTCTTTGGGCTTGCCTGTGTCAGACTAGCAAATCATAGCATTCCATTCTCTGGTGGACTGTGATTGGTTCAGGCTGGACATGTGATCCAAATGGCTCCAATGAACCTCAATCCTGGGACTTTAGTTGCAGTTACCCGAAAAAGGATGCTTCATTCTATTCCCTACTGAGGTGGGCAGGTGGAAGAGCTGGGAGTGTCTGCCACCAGGAGGGAAGAAATTGCCTGATGGTGAAGCTAACATGGGCTCTTACACTGTTCTTTCCCTGTAAGCACTTCCTCTACAAGTACTGTGCTCATTACCTCACTTCAGTTGGGCATGCACCCAAATGTCACCTCCACAATGAAGCCCGCCCTCATCACTCTGTTAAAAATGGCAACCTTCCACTCCACACTTTCTGGGGCtattaaacagatttttttttttttttgtagcgaaagagtttcattttattgccctcagagagtgctgtggtatcacagctcacagcaacctccatctcttgggcttaggtgattctcttgcctcagcctcctgagtagctgggactacaggtgcctgccacaacccccagctttttttgctgcagtttggccagggcagggtttgaacctgccaccctcagtatatggggctggcgccctacccactgagccacaggtgccgcccttaaacagatttttaatttcaaattaatatgtgggtatgaattttaggttacattgttttcgattctaaggtaaagttgaaattgtagttgagccccttcacccagggggcgagctgaacaccctcacactgtgcaaaCTGGCTTTCCTCCtacccccttctctcctctcccttgctagactatatttgtgtttttttctttcatgtgggcatgtaattgtttatatattggtttcatattagtattgagtatactggatacttaatttttttttttgagacagagtgttacttgtcgccctcagtagagcgctgtgacatcacagctcacagcaacatcaacctcttgggcttaagcgattctcttgcctcagcctcccaagtagctgggaccacagacacctgccattatgcctggctagtttttctatttttcgtagagacggggtctcactttgctcaggcttcaggctggtcttgaactcctgagctcaggtgatccacctgccttggcctcccagagtgctaggattatagtcacaAGCCACTACATCTGGCCCAGGACAAGAATTTTTGATCCTTTCATCTATGGTTGTATCCCAGCACCTGGAAtgggcctggcacataatagaagCTCCAGAACTATTTTGTGGAgtaaaagatgaaaggaaaagcaAGCTGGGAGACTGTAGAGAAACAGTTGATCTTGAGTTAGCCACTAGGTCCAACTGTGCCTGAATAACCCTGCATTTACAAAAAACTGAAGTCAATGAAAATCTCTTCAGGAAATTGGCCTTTGGACTGTGTGTTCCTGAGTGGGGCAGAGCCATGCCTCACCATGCCCTCTCTTAgggcttttaatttttctgtttttggtcattgttttctattttgataAAAGATGAACATGGCACACAGATATAGAACAAACAAGACTGATTCATGTTTGATAACTTTGGTTACTATTTTCTTCCACAACTGTCAGTTTTGATGTCTCCAACAGTTATAGGATTTCTCTGGGGAAAGATGCCCCAGTCCCTTCTATGAGATGGAGTTCTCCACCATGGCTTCTACTGTGGATAGAAGGTTTCCAGTTGAACAGCTCCTCACCCCCATAGTGATAGAAGCCAGGTCCCAAGCTGCCCATGGGGTCTGTGTTCTGGAGTGAGGAGAAGCCTGCCTCAGgttggggagagagatggggtaTGCCTTCTCCCATCTTTCTGCCGCAGTATGAAGTCTCCGGGGGCAGCTGGACTCATTGCATAGAAGACATTGGCATTGTCAGGGATCAGGAGTTCTGGTCAGAGATGGAGGCGATGGTGATAAGACAGCCCAATTTTGTGTCGTCTTCTATTATTCATCCTAAGGCCTGAAAAGCCTTAGTTCCCCTTTCAGCCAGTGCTGAGCAAACCTTATTCTCTTATCCTAGGGAACCTGAACACCTCCCCACTCGAAGGCTGTACAACGTCATGTTTTTCCCCACCATAAACCTAGGCAAACTCCTACCATTCCCCAACTCCATGGAGTCTAGACAACCTGCAAGACTACAAGTTTGGATAAACTCAGGCCCCCACCCCAAACAACTTCCTGTCCACCCCACTCCTCCTCCACAACCACTTCCCAGCCACACTTATGCTTCTCTCACCATGAACTTGGACCACTTCCCACTTCCAGCCTGCACAAACTTGTGGCCCTCACGCTTGACACTGGAACAGCCTCAAGTATTCTTACTTAATGTCCATGCCCTTCAGTATGAACAACAATcaacctctgtgtgtgtgtgtgtgtgtgtgtatgtgtgtgtgtgtgatagagtttcactttgtcaccctgggtagagtgctgtggcattacagctcacagcaacctcaaactcctgggctcaaacgattcacttcctcagcctccctagtagataagactacaggcatctgccacaacgcccggctatttttagagacaggatctcgctcttgctcaggctggtctcgaacccgtgagctcaggcaatccacccgcctcagcctcccagagtgctaggattgcaggcatgaggcaccatgcccagcccaagaaTCAACCTCTTGCTTCTCTCTATCAAAGACTggaaaactgggcggcgcctgtggctcagtgagcagggtgccggccccatataccgagggtggcgggttcaaacccagccccggccaaactgcaacaaaaaaatagccgggcgttgtggcgggcgcctgtagtcccagctactcgggaggctgaggcaggagaatcgcctaagcccaggagttggaggttgctgtgagctatgtgatgccacggcactctaccaagggcaataaagtgaaactctgtctctacaaaaaaaaacaaaaacaaacaaacaaaaaaaaaaagactggaaaactTCATGCTGCCTTATGCTGAGTTTAATGTGATTTGATCCGTTCCTAGCTCAAGTTCTGGTAACCTCAGGGTCATCATGGAGAGCCTGGACAAACTCCTCATAAATCCCAGCCCAGACCCCACTCAGGCTGACCATGAACAACCTCATGAGCTTACAAACTTAAGGTCAGATAATCTTCTATGCTCCcttctctcatttgatcctgcttAATCTCATTGCACCATAAATCCTAGGAAGACAACTTTCAATGACTCTGTCACACTGAGCCAGGATAACCTGCTGGCCCTACATAATTGAGCCACAGATATTTTAAGTCCTCTTTTCTCCACTTTGCATCTTACCTCTACTCTCTTCCTAAACCACCTCATGGCCCTGTAAGCCCAGGTAACCGTGGGCTCCATCCTTGATACTGGTCCATCTGCCACCCTCCCAGCAGCCCCCAACCTGAACTCCAAGCTGTCCCTGCTCACCCTTGTCCCCAGGAAGGACTTGGAAGAGCTGGTAGTCATGGGCCCAGGGCTGAGACACATTGTGCTTCTGCAAGGCCCGCAGTACCACACAGGGGGCTTTGTCCTGACTAGTAAGCTGGAAGAGAGGGTGGGAGTTGAGGTGTCAGGGTCCTAGCTCCCAGGGCAAGGCAGTCCCCAGCAGCCCCTGGGATGAGCCCCTCACCAAGATGCTCCGATACAGGTTTCCATGGTCGTTGTCAATGCTGACACGGATGACACGGGCTTCCAAGCTCTGCTGACCCAGGAGAGGGATTCGAGGGCTACTCAGGGGCAAGGCCAAGGGTCGAGAATCTGGAAGGTCCAGGCTCAGGGGAAGCTGCAggcagtgggggtggaggggtgcaGCCTTGCTCATCTGCAGATGCTGAGATGTGGGAGGGCAAAAGCATCCACCCAactgatgtatttattttaatttttttagagacaggatcttgctctgttgcccagggtagagtacagtggtaccatcatagctcactgcagccttgagctcctgggctcaattgatcctcccagaaatttgctgggattataggcatgagtcaccatgcctggcttccaatggtgtatttatttatttgagacagagtctcactatgtcatccttggtagagtgctgtggcatcacagctcacagaaacctcaaactcttgggctgaagtgattctcttgcctcagcctcccaagtagctgggactacaggtgccagccacaatgcctggctatttttctgttgcagttgtcattgttgctttagctgacgCAAGCcagattcaaatccgccagccttggtgtacatggccagcgccctacccactgagctacaagtgccgtcCAGTCCCTGTTGTGAAAACAAACATGTATATGGCCCATATACACACAAACCCACATTCACATGCAAGGATTCCTGTATACAATCATATAACCACAATTGTTGTATACCTACAGTGTGTGTCAACAAACAACTACCCCCAGTCCCATGGACACACTCAGGTCCACATTCCTCCTACAGGTGTGCAGATTTCTAAGAACACATAGCCTCAAAAAAGTGTGTGATTGTACCCAGGCAGTGGGGATATGCACCCAGTTGCATGGACACCTGGAGTAATTAGCCAGTCTCATGGAGACACGCTTGGCCTTGCACtcctgtgtgcacatgcacacacacatacacacacagcccATCAACCCACATGCACAGACAGGCAGTCTTGGTACCTTGGTGCTGGGGCTCTGGGGCCCTGGGGAGGCTGGAGGACTGCCAGGAGGAGGATCCTTGGTTCTAGGACTCGATGGGAGGGATGCTGGGGACAGACTGAGGGGAAACGCAGAGCCCAAAGTGGAGTGGCCACCCTGACCCCTGATCTCCCTGTATATAGTCTCTTCACCAACCAGGAGGCTCACCTAGAGGTGGGTGATGATGGATCCCCAGGACTCCCACCAGGGGATGAGCCTTTCTCTCGGGACAGCTTCCTGAGGGTGGATGCAGGGGATGAGGTGGTGGCAGAAGCAGCCGCCCCTAATAACTGCCCACATCACCCTACGCATGCCCCAAGACTCACGCACTGAGGCGCTTAGTGAGGCTGATCCGCTGCCGGACACGTGGGGAGCTGGGGCAGGAAGCGGCCGGAGGCTCAATGACACGGGAGACTCGGTAGCTGAGGGGTGGAAGTGGGAATGAGGGTGGGTAAGGCCGGGAAGCACAGGAGATGAAGAGATAAGGGTGAGAATCAGTCAGGAGATacgttttttttttatttatttttattttttatttttttatttttattttattttatttattttatttttttgtagagacagagtctcactgtaccgcccttggtagagtgccgtggcgtcacgcggctcacagcaacctctaagtcttgggcttacgcgattctcttgcctcagcttcccgagcagctgggactacaggcgcccgccacaacgcccggctatttttttgttgcagtttggccggggctgggtttgaacccgccaccctcggtatatggggccggtgccctactcactgagccacaggcgccgcccaggagatATGTTTTGGGTGTAAGAAGGGAacagctgggtggcgcctgtggctcaaggagtagggcacttgtcccatatgctggagtggtgggttcaaacccagccccggccaaaaaccacacacacacacaaaaagaaaggaacagcCAAAGGTAGAGCCCCAATGTCAGGGTCAAAGTAGTAAATGAAGGTTGTTGAGCCAATGGGTTTTGGGGGGATGAGACAGGATGGCTAGACAGCAGGTCATACAGGGATTTGAGGTGGGGAGAGAGATAGGCATCCAATCAGGTCAAGGTGAAAGTTCAGGGTCAAATTGGGATCAGGTCATCTTTGGTTAGAATGAAAGGTTGAAGTACATAGAGAAATAAACATCAAGTTGGACTCAGTGACTCAGAACTTAAGGTCAATGATTAGGGTCAGAAAGCCAGATGAGGGGTCACAAATGGGGTCTGGATCAGACAGGATCaaagctgaggaagagaataCATGGGACAGTTAACTGGAATGCCCAGCTGATCAAAGCCAGAAACTCACATGCAGTCAAAGTTGAAGGTCACAGTCAAATCCGGGCCCTTGACTGGGCTACAACTAATGCAAAGTCACAAATTGTCTGAGAGGAAAGCAAGACTCAGTAGAGGGTCCTGAGAAAAACTGGAGACGTGCATGGGATGAGTAGACCCTGTATGTGACTGAGGTTCAGCTGGGATGAGGCTGGGGCAGGTCACAGGGGTGTTACCTCTGCTCCTCACTGAGCTGGCGCTGGGCATGCAGGGTGGCCACGATAGTCGGGCAGGGACTCAAGCTGTAGCTGCGACAGCGCCTCTGCAGCTGCTGTATGCGGGCCAAGATCTCCCACTCCTGGGGAGGTGGCCTCTGAGATCCTGCCCCTGCCCTTTCCCCCCTCAAACCCCTCCACCCCTCCACtcacctttctcctcttctcaaAGTTAATTAGATCCCCCTGGAGGCAAAATTTGTCTGAACTGCAGCCTCCAGCATCAAGGGTTAAGGGTCAAGGTCAGGGGTTGGGATGTGGGGAGCCCAGGGTGCTGGGGGCAAGTGGAGCTGAGGTCAGGAGTCAAGGGTCAGGGATCAGACCTCTAACATGTCCGGCAGAGCTGTGTCCAGCATGACCAGGTCCGTGAGGAAGGTGCCAAGGTAGGGAACAGGGCCTGGGGGTGTCCCCTTTGGACAGGGCCCCCAAAGGTCCGGTCACTGTGTGCCATCATCCTCCACACCCTACCCTGAGGGTCCCGTTTGTCCCCTTCCCCAAACCATGTCACTCACTGAGGTTCCTTTGGGGGTGTCCTCCTCTCGGGGTCCCTCGCTGGTTTCTTcctggaggaaagagaagggctGAGCAGCCCTGGGTCACCTTTGGCCCTTTCTCAAGGAAGATGCCTAGAGACCTGTCATATGTACCCATCAGGCTTTCAGCAATCACAAGCCAGTGGTGATGGTCCAACCCAAAGAGTTGGACCActctgggtgggagggagacagggaaggaggagatAAACAGCATGGGCAGGCCCCATGGGAGCTGGAGTTTGTGGGTGCTATTTCTGCTGGGCCAGACTTAACACAGAAGAGAATTGTTATATGCACTGGGCATCCCCTGGGAACATCCTGAATTTGTCTTCATAGTGTCACTCTGCTGCATAAATATACATTCATTGGGCAGTCCTTCGTGTCTCCCCTTTGGATGTTGAATACCCCTGGAGCAGGAACTGTGTCTGTCTGACTCATAGCAGAGCATGAACAATGCCCAGCGCATAGTAGGGGCTTCAGGCAGTACACCTTGTTTCTGAGCCCTCATTATTTCAGACATTCCTTCACTAACAAGATATTTATTAGCCAGgaacagtgactcatgcctgtaatcttaggcctttaggaggctgaggcaggagaatcttgaggacaggagttcaagaccagcctaggcaacatagcaagaccccatctcttaaaaaatgagatatatgagctcaggagttcaagaccagtctgagcaagcatgagatcccatctctactaaaactagaaaaaatagccagtcatcaTGGTGggtccctataatcccagctacttgggaggctgaggcaagagcatctcttgagcccaagagtttgaagttgctgtgagctatgacaccaaggcactctaccaagagtaacagagtggggcggcgcctgtggctcagtcggtggggcgccgaccccatataccgagggtggcgggttcaaacccagccccggccaaactgcaaccaaaaaatgccgggcgttgtggcgggtgcctgtagtcccagctactcgggaggctgaggcaagagaatcgcttaagcccaggagttggaggttgctgtgagctgggtgaggccacggcactctaccgagggccataaagtgagactctgtctctacaaaaaaaaaaaaaaaagagtaacagagtgagattctctctaaaaaatagagggtggcgcctgtggttcagtgggtagggcactagccccatataccaagggtggcgggttcaaacccagccctgtccaactaaaacagcagtgacaactgcaacaaaaatagctggcgttgtggcaggcacctatagtcccagctactcaggaggctgaggcaagagaatcacttaagcccaaaagttggaggttgctgtgagctgtgataccacagcactctactgagggtgacaaagcgagattctgtctcaaaaaatatatatatataatattaatataatatttgtatgtgcatatatattagCCTGGCTTGGTGGCATACCAAGCTAATCCTattagctgctcaggaggctgaggtaggaagatcctttgtgtttgagactgcagtgagctatgcccagagtttgaggctgcagtcacCTATGatcactgccctctagcctgggtgacagagcaagactccgtctttaaaagaaatgttaaaaataaaaatacagggtggcgcctgtggctcagttggtaaggcgccggccccatattccgagggtggtgggttcaaacccagccctggccacgctgcaaccaaaaaatagctggcattgtggcgggcgcctgtagtcccagctactcgagaggctgaggcaagagaatcgcttaagcccgggagttggaggttgctgtgagctgtgtgaggccacggcactctaccgagggccataaaagtgagactctgtctctacaaaaaaataaataaataaataaaaatacatatatatctttagATAACCTGTTGTATGCCATGAGCTATTCTAGGTGCTGGGTAAGTAACAGtgaacaaaagagacaaaattcTAGCCTCATGGTATGACCAGCAGTGAGGGAGCAATAGCAACAACTAAGGTAAACACATAATATGACAGACAGAGCCATAAACCTGGAGCCAGAGTGGGGAGTGTGGGGATGATAAGGATGCACGGAGGGACTCTAGGAGGTAGGGGCATTGGGGCAGAGacttaaagttttgtttttgttttcagagatgaCCTCTCTcgctgttacccaggctgaagtgcagcgGCAGCATCATATCTCAACTgcatcaaactcctgagatcagggtatcctcctgtcacagcctcctaagtagttgggactatcgAAGCATTCTACCATGAACAacgaattttcctttttttaattttttcttatttttctttctttctttttttttttagagtgggGATCTGACTGTGTTGTCCAAGGTCATCTtggactcctggtctcaaatgaccctcctgcttcagtttcccaaagtgctacagttacatgcatgagccactgaacccagccacCTGTGGGAGTTCATTGATCAAGTTGCATACACAGTTTGAGGGGTTGAGAATGTTCTAGGGGGAGGGAAcagcctcctttcctcctcccctccatctATTCTACATTCAGTTTAAGAACCAGAATCTGATTGCCTATAAATAAACTAGACTTGCTGGCACACAGTTTTTAGTTTTGCTTATCAAGGTAAAGCCCCCAgtgcaaatttcttttttgttttccattgtgTGCTATGATTCTGGCCTTAAGTAACCTTTTCCTTGtgatttattctgttttgttgaatgaataaataaggcaGCCACTGTGAACTATAAcgcaggaagaagaggaaattaaaacGTGAGGCTATCCACGGACAAGGGAAAGGTTATTGCTGAGGTGCAGAGAAAGAAGACTGAATGTTTTGACATCAAGAAGGTGGTTCCCCCTGACTGACCCCAAGTCCTTCTTCCTAGATCTGGAATCTGCTGGGTCCGCATTTGTCTATACCTGGGAAAGAATCTCTCTGCTGCTGAGGTGGTTGTTCTCATCTGAAAAAATCTGGGAAAGTTTCCTGAAAGTGGACAACGGTTCCCTGTGggtggagggggagagacaggAAAGGAGAGTGTCAGGGGTCAGCAGCTGGGAGGGTCAGAGATGCTGGGGTGGCGTGTGGGAGGAGATCCAGGCCTGCTCACCGGCTCACGGCCCCCCAACTGCGCTTGAGCCGGTAGATAGGGTTAGACTGCAGGGCGGACAGGATGGCTCGCAAGGAGGAGAAGTTCCGCAGCTCTCGGCAGCGCTGGGCGAACAGAGGGGCGCTGGTCAGACCTCGTGTCTGGCCTTTGATCCCATGACTTGGGATGCCAGAACAGACACCGATGTCACCCGCCGTCTGACAAGCTACGGAggattctccctcctccctgggtGTCCTGTCCTCTCTCCCTCGGGCCCCAGCTGCCCCTCCAGCCCCTTACTCGACCTTGGCTTCTCCCGTACCGACTAGCTTCTTACTTCTCCCAGGCTTGCCCACAGCATCTGTCCCAGACCCAGAGAGCTCTTCCCTGAACCCAAGTCACACCCCCAGGTGTCAATTTTCTACCCTGTTCCCCTCCTACTCCTGGGCGCGCACCCATTCTTCCTCTGGAGCCCCcacttctccctcttcttccaaGTCTGAGGCTCCTgcccttctctccccagtctctttCTGCTCCAGCCCCACGTCCTTTCCCTTAGACACCTCCCTCTAGCCCTACCCATCTCTCGTTCCTGGGCCCAGTCCTTCCACTTTCTGTCCACCCAGTGACTCCATAAGGCGGCTAAAGGCTCCGCCCCGAGTCCAGGCCCCGCCCCTCAACGCACCTGGGCAATGCGGATCCACTTCTCCAGCCGCTGCGCCCTCTGTGGGGCGGCCAGGCCTGGCTCCCCAAGCACCGAACCCAGCACACAGCCAATGACCTTGTTGAACTGGGTTACGGTGGCGCGCACAGTGGGGCAGACGCCGGCGGCCCCAGGCCGATCCCGCTGGGACCACACGGAGCCCAGGCACTCACAGGGCCTCACCCGCGAGAAGAGCTCCTGGAACAGGGGTAGGGTTAATAGAATTGGTGCCCAGTGGGATCTGCCCTCAACCCATTGCACCATATCCTGCCCCAGGCCCTGGTCCTCACCACGTCCAAAAGAGTCAGCTGCTCAGCCACCTCATCTATGCTGAAGTCCAGGAGCTCAGGACCGTCCTGCACAaggccttcctcttcctccaggaagccctcctgggAGGCTGGGCCAGGGCTTTGGGCAGCTCTAGGAGGTTCTAGGGGTGAAAAAACTCAAGTTTTGAATCCAAGACTGGCTGTCTGACCTTGGGCTAGAATTTTCCAGCCTCTGAGCCTCACTTCCTTGTAAAATAAAGATTTCCCTGgatgttttttagttttgttttgtttttggacagagtttcactttgttgcacttggtagagtgcagtggtgtcatagctcacagcaatctcaaactcttgagctcaagcgattctcttgcctcagcctcctgagtagctgaaactataggcatccaccacaacacacagctatttttagagccttgctcttggtcaggctggtcttgaactcctgagctcaagcaatccacttgcctcggcctcccagagtgctaggattacaagagtgagccatcgcacccagcttctgggtttttttttttttttttgtagtttttggccggggctgggtttgaacctgccacctctggcatatggggccggtgccctacccctctgagccacaggcgctgcccgcttcTGGGTGTTTTTAAGGATAACATGCATTGAGCACCTAGCATAGATTGACTTGGTAACTCAGCACACTACCCCAGTGAGGAAGGTAATATTATTTATCCActttttacaggtaaggaaattgaggcatggAACAATTTGCCTTAAGTTAGACTTTCAATAAAAAACAGGGCAGGgcggcagcgcctatggctcagtgagtagggccccgaccccatataccaagggtggcaggttggaacttGGCctcagtcaaactgcaacaaaaaaatagccgggtggggcagcacctgtggctcagtgggtaggatgccagccccatatatcgagggtggcaagttcgagcctggccttggccaaactgcaacaaaaagccgggcattgtggtgggcacctgtagtcccagccactctggaggctgaggcaggagaatcacctaagcccaagagtttgaagttgctgtgagctgtgatgctatagcactctaccaaaggcacaaaagtgagactctgtctctaaaaaaaaaaaagaagaaaccaaattCCTTGACAGATCGTTTTTTGGGGTTTCATTTGAAGAaacaactgttttaaaaaaaaaagagagagaggctccacacccatagcacagaggttccatcaccagccacgtacaccaagagtggtgggttcaaacccatcccaggacagctaaacaatgacaactgcaacaacaaaaaaaatgctgggcgttgtggtgggtgcttgtagtcccagctactcaggaggctgaggcaggagaattgcttaagcccaagagtttgaggttgctgtgaactgtgacaccaccgcactctactgagggcgacatagtgaaactcgtctcaaaaaaaa from Nycticebus coucang isolate mNycCou1 chromosome 3, mNycCou1.pri, whole genome shotgun sequence carries:
- the RGL3 gene encoding ral guanine nucleotide dissociation stimulator-like 3 isoform X7, whose translation is MEQTAGKELALAPLQDWGEETEDGAVYSVSLRRQRSQRSSPGEGPGGSQTTADTFLHYRTSKVRTLRAARLEKLIGELVSGDPEQDPSFMPAFLATHRAFVPTAQVLGFLLPPTPPPPPPGVQIQKTEGLDLSFNKNLRAVVSVLGSWLRDHPQDFRDPPAHSDLSSVRTFLGWAAPGGAEAQEAEKLLEDFLEEAEREQEEEQLPLWAEPPRAAQSPGPASQEGFLEEEEGLVQDGPELLDFSIDEVAEQLTLLDVELFSRVRPCECLGSVWSQRDRPGAAGVCPTVRATVTQFNKVIGCVLGSVLGEPGLAAPQRAQRLEKWIRIAQRCRELRNFSSLRAILSALQSNPIYRLKRSWGAVSREPLSTFRKLSQIFSDENNHLSSREILSQEETSEGPREEDTPKGTSGTPPGPVPYLGTFLTDLVMLDTALPDMLEGDLINFEKRRKEWEILARIQQLQRRCRSYSLSPCPTIVATLHAQRQLSEEQSYRVSRVIEPPAASCPSSPRVRQRISLTKRLRSCPERKAHPLVGVLGIHHHPPLVCPQHPSHRVLEPRILLLAVLQPPQGPRAPAPSFP
- the RGL3 gene encoding ral guanine nucleotide dissociation stimulator-like 3 isoform X6; amino-acid sequence: MEQTAGKELALAPLQDWGEETEDGAVYSVSLRRQRSQRSSPGEGPGGSQTTADTFLHYRTSKVRTLRAARLEKLIGELVSGDPEQDPSFMPAFLATHRAFVPTAQVLGFLLPPTPPPPPPGVQIQKTEGLDLSFNKNLRAVVSVLGSWLRDHPQDFRDPPAHSDLSSVRTFLGWAAPGGAEAQEAEKLLEDFLEEAEREQEEEQLPLWAEPPRAAQSPGPASQEGFLEEEEGLVQDGPELLDFSIDEVAEQLTLLDVELFSRVRPCECLGSVWSQRDRPGAAGVCPTVRATVTQFNKVIGCVLGSVLGEPGLAAPQRAQRLEKWIRIAQRCRELRNFSSLRAILSALQSNPIYRLKRSWGAVSREPLSTFRKLSQIFSDENNHLSSREILSQEETSEGPREEDTPKGTSGTPPGPVPYLGTFLTDLVMLDTALPDMLEGDLINFEKRRKEWEILARIQQLQRRCRSYSLSPCPTIVATLHAQRQLSEEQSYRVSRVIEPPAASCPSSPRVRQRISLTKRLRSCPERKAHPLVGVLGIHHHPPLVCPQHPSHRVLEPRILLLAVLQPPQGPRAPAPSICR
- the RGL3 gene encoding ral guanine nucleotide dissociation stimulator-like 3 isoform X4, with protein sequence MEQTAGKELALAPLQDWGEETEDGAVYSVSLRRQRSQRSSPGEGPGGSQTTADTFLHYRTSKVRTLRAARLEKLIGELVSGDPEQDPSFMPAFLATHRAFVPTAQVLGFLLPPTPPPPPPGVQIQKTEGLDLSFNKNLRAVVSVLGSWLRDHPQDFRDPPAHSDLSSVRTFLGWAAPGGAEAQEAEKLLEDFLEEAEREQEEEQLPLWAEPPRAAQSPGPASQEGFLEEEEGLVQDGPELLDFSIDEVAEQLTLLDVELFSRVRPCECLGSVWSQRDRPGAAGVCPTVRATVTQFNKVIGCVLGSVLGEPGLAAPQRAQRLEKWIRIAQRCRELRNFSSLRAILSALQSNPIYRLKRSWGAVSREPLSTFRKLSQIFSDENNHLSSREILSQEETSEGPREEDTPKGTSGTPPGPVPYLGTFLTDLVMLDTALPDMLEGDLINFEKRRKEWEILARIQQLQRRCRSYSLSPCPTIVATLHAQRQLSEEQSYRVSRVIEPPAASCPSSPRVRQRISLTKRLSAKLSREKGSSPGGSPGDPSSPTSSLSPASLPSSPRTKDPPPGSPPASPGPQSPSTKGLDGTCSSVGRALAMYTKAGGFESGLRQLKQQ
- the RGL3 gene encoding ral guanine nucleotide dissociation stimulator-like 3 isoform X5, translated to MEQTAGKELALAPLQDWGEETEDGAVYSVSLRRQRSQRSSPGEGPGGSQTTADTFLHYRTSKVRTLRAARLEKLIGELVSGDPEQDPSFMPAFLATHRAFVPTAQVLGFLLPPTPPPPPPGVQIQKTEGLDLSFNKNLRAVVSVLGSWLRDHPQDFRDPPAHSDLSSVRTFLGWAAPGGAEAQEAEKLLEDFLEEAEREQEEEQLPLWAEPPRAAQSPGPASQEGFLEEEEGLVQDGPELLDFSIDEVAEQLTLLDVELFSRVRPCECLGSVWSQRDRPGAAGVCPTVRATVTQFNKVIGCVLGSVLGEPGLAAPQRAQRLEKWIRIAQRCRELRNFSSLRAILSALQSNPIYRLKRSWGAVSREPLSTFRKLSQIFSDENNHLSSREILSQEETSEGPREEDTPKGTSGTPPGPVPYLGTFLTDLVMLDTALPDMLEGDLINFEKRRKEWEILARIQQLQRRCRSYSLSPCPTIVATLHAQRQLSEEQSYRVSRVIEPPAASCPSSPRVRQRISLTKRLRSCPERKAHPLVGVLGIHHHPPLVCPQHPSHRVLEPRILLLAVLQPPQGPRAPAPRDWTALVAQWVGRWPCTPRLADLNLACVS